One part of the Thiothrix nivea DSM 5205 genome encodes these proteins:
- a CDS encoding GntR family transcriptional regulator translates to MLAPHTTPEGTLADVASTRLTQAIITGELLQGQKLNEADLAERYGIGRGPLREALRQLEGMRLVRRIPHAGARVVTLNREMMADLYAVREALEGMACRTAATRMTEAEIANLKELLDKHAEQIEATEGQIYFQNEGDFDFHYQIALGSRNQMLIDLLAGELYQLLRMCRYRTSRLAKRTRPALQQHRHIVEAIADRDGELAEMLMRRHISGAWKSISDMMDEEYDSKANPFSRSKAASGS, encoded by the coding sequence ATGTTAGCACCACATACAACACCAGAAGGCACACTGGCAGATGTCGCCTCTACACGATTGACACAGGCCATCATCACGGGAGAATTGCTCCAGGGGCAAAAACTGAACGAAGCCGATCTGGCGGAACGTTACGGCATTGGGCGCGGCCCCTTGCGCGAAGCTTTGCGCCAGCTGGAAGGGATGCGCCTGGTTAGGCGTATACCACATGCAGGTGCACGTGTCGTTACCCTGAACCGCGAGATGATGGCGGATTTGTACGCCGTGCGCGAAGCGCTGGAAGGCATGGCCTGCCGTACCGCCGCAACCCGCATGACAGAAGCCGAAATTGCCAACCTCAAGGAACTGCTGGACAAACATGCCGAGCAGATTGAAGCCACCGAAGGGCAGATTTATTTCCAGAATGAAGGTGATTTCGACTTTCACTACCAGATCGCACTGGGTAGCCGTAACCAGATGCTGATCGACCTACTGGCAGGCGAGTTATACCAGTTGCTGCGCATGTGCCGTTACCGCACCAGCCGCCTGGCGAAACGCACCCGCCCTGCCCTGCAACAACACCGCCATATCGTCGAGGCGATTGCCGACCGCGACGGTGAACTGGCCGAAATGCTCATGCGCCGCCATATCAGCGGGGCATGGAAAAGTATCAGTGACATGATGGACGAGGAATATGACAGCAAAGCAAACCCTTTCTCCCGGTCAAAAGCTGCGTCAGGCAGTTGA
- the galU gene encoding UTP--glucose-1-phosphate uridylyltransferase GalU, which produces MNKHKVRKAVIPVAGLGTRMLPATKAIPKEMLPIVDKPLIQYVVNECVAAGIKEIVLVTHSSKNSIENHFDTSFELETMLEKRVKRQLLDEVRSICPTDVTIMHVRQGQAKGLGHAILCAHPIVGNEPVAVVLPDVIIDDAASNLTQDNLAAMLELYDETGFSQIMVEPVPMEKVSSYGVVDINGHVLEPGGSVPMTAIVEKPRPNEAPSNMSVVGRYVLSPHIWGWLKRTPLGAGDEIQLTDAIGLLMREYQINAFHITGKSHDCGSKMGYMRANIEYASRHAEVGARFNAFLKEYVKTL; this is translated from the coding sequence ATGAATAAGCATAAAGTCCGCAAAGCCGTCATCCCGGTCGCAGGTCTGGGTACGCGCATGTTGCCTGCCACCAAAGCCATCCCCAAAGAAATGCTACCGATCGTGGACAAGCCTCTGATCCAGTACGTAGTCAATGAATGCGTAGCCGCCGGTATCAAAGAAATCGTGTTGGTGACGCATTCCAGCAAGAATTCTATCGAGAACCATTTTGACACCAGTTTTGAGCTGGAAACCATGCTGGAAAAGCGCGTCAAGCGCCAGTTGCTGGATGAAGTGCGCTCGATCTGCCCGACTGATGTCACCATCATGCATGTGCGCCAGGGGCAGGCGAAAGGGTTGGGGCACGCCATCCTGTGCGCCCACCCGATTGTCGGCAACGAACCAGTGGCGGTCGTGTTGCCGGATGTGATTATCGATGATGCCGCCAGCAACCTGACCCAGGACAACCTGGCCGCGATGCTGGAGCTTTACGACGAAACTGGCTTCAGCCAGATCATGGTTGAGCCGGTGCCGATGGAAAAAGTGTCTTCCTACGGTGTAGTGGACATTAACGGGCACGTACTGGAACCTGGTGGTTCTGTGCCTATGACGGCCATCGTGGAAAAACCCCGGCCAAACGAAGCACCTTCCAATATGTCGGTAGTAGGCCGTTATGTGTTGTCGCCGCATATCTGGGGCTGGTTAAAGCGTACCCCGCTGGGTGCGGGTGATGAAATCCAGTTGACTGATGCTATTGGCTTGCTGATGCGCGAATACCAGATCAATGCCTTCCACATTACCGGCAAGAGCCACGACTGCGGCTCCAAGATGGGCTACATGCGGGCAAACATCGAATACGCATCCCGCCACGCCGAGGTTGGTGCACGCTTCAATGCTTTCCTGAAAGAATACGTGAAAACGCTTTGA
- the recD gene encoding exodeoxyribonuclease V subunit alpha: MIQPLPHPLDEHLAGLLSRLDAGHADARNLQALVKYVSARTRDGVIAAPLADAPVTDWESLHSSPVIGQEGEYKPLILSATHAWLYRYWLYEERLARCIKEKIPPIPPFSKGGIESVEGEVSDLQQQAVELAKDSRFLIISGGPGTGKTTTVTRILAHLIEAGTNPARILLAAPTGKAAMRMQEAIRETRQRLALPEEVSSRIPDQASTLHRLLGYIPNRVGFRHHADNPLPADVVIVDEASMIDISLMTHLFEAVPPDARLILLGDKDQLASVETGSIFRDLCSGDALAGNRVVLQTSYRFVAEDGIGQLAQAIRRADEGHLLAVLDSPAYSDVTLDESPAGLDTDWLRNGWRDYVAAVSGGGREAVFRAFNALRILTPLRKGRLGVESLNPWVDGVMQRLLPVHDGAQKPWYAGRPVMVTQNDYRQNLFNGDIGIALPDENGALRIWFPAGEAGQYRAIAPIRLPAHETAWAMTIHKSQGSEFSRVLLILPEGEDLPLLGRELLYTAVTRAKQGLHILATRATLGRALRQVTPPASCLQERLQADKTPGQA; encoded by the coding sequence TTGATCCAGCCGCTGCCGCATCCGCTTGACGAGCATTTGGCCGGGCTGTTGTCGCGGCTGGATGCAGGCCATGCCGATGCACGCAATCTGCAGGCGTTGGTCAAATACGTCAGCGCCCGTACCCGTGATGGGGTGATTGCCGCGCCTTTGGCGGATGCGCCGGTGACAGACTGGGAATCGCTACATTCTTCACCGGTGATTGGCCAGGAAGGCGAATATAAGCCCCTGATCCTGAGCGCTACCCATGCCTGGTTATACCGCTACTGGCTGTATGAGGAACGGCTGGCACGTTGTATTAAAGAGAAAATCCCCCCTATCCCCCCTTTTTCAAAGGGGGGGATAGAGAGTGTGGAGGGGGAGGTTTCTGATCTCCAGCAGCAAGCTGTCGAGCTGGCCAAAGACAGCCGTTTCCTGATCATTTCCGGCGGGCCAGGAACCGGCAAGACCACGACAGTTACCCGTATCCTTGCCCATCTGATTGAGGCGGGAACCAACCCTGCCCGCATCCTGCTGGCCGCGCCTACCGGTAAGGCAGCAATGCGGATGCAGGAAGCCATCCGCGAAACCCGCCAGCGTCTGGCTTTACCGGAAGAAGTTTCCAGCCGTATCCCTGATCAGGCCAGCACCTTGCACCGCTTGCTGGGGTATATCCCCAACCGGGTGGGTTTTCGCCACCATGCCGACAACCCGCTGCCTGCGGATGTCGTGATTGTGGATGAAGCCTCCATGATCGACATTTCCCTGATGACACATTTGTTTGAGGCTGTGCCGCCAGACGCGAGGCTGATTTTGCTGGGTGACAAGGATCAGTTGGCGTCGGTGGAAACCGGCTCGATTTTCCGCGACTTGTGTAGCGGCGATGCTTTGGCCGGAAACCGGGTAGTGCTGCAAACCAGTTACCGCTTCGTTGCCGAAGATGGCATCGGCCAACTGGCGCAAGCCATCCGTCGCGCGGATGAAGGGCATTTGCTGGCAGTGCTGGATTCGCCCGCCTACAGCGATGTGACCCTGGATGAATCCCCGGCAGGGCTGGATACCGACTGGCTGCGTAACGGCTGGCGGGATTATGTGGCAGCGGTCAGCGGTGGTGGTCGGGAGGCTGTATTCCGTGCATTCAACGCCTTGCGCATCCTTACGCCACTGCGCAAAGGCCGGTTGGGGGTGGAATCGCTGAACCCCTGGGTGGATGGGGTGATGCAGCGCCTGTTGCCCGTCCACGATGGCGCGCAAAAGCCCTGGTATGCGGGCAGACCGGTCATGGTCACCCAGAATGACTACCGCCAGAACCTGTTTAACGGTGACATTGGCATTGCCTTGCCGGATGAAAACGGAGCCTTACGTATCTGGTTCCCCGCGGGCGAAGCGGGGCAATACCGTGCAATTGCGCCGATCCGGCTGCCTGCGCATGAAACAGCCTGGGCGATGACCATCCACAAAAGCCAGGGGTCGGAGTTTTCACGGGTTTTACTGATCCTGCCGGAAGGCGAAGATTTGCCTTTGTTGGGACGCGAATTGTTGTATACGGCGGTGACGCGGGCAAAACAGGGGCTTCACATCTTGGCCACCCGCGCGACGCTGGGCAGGGCATTGCGGCAGGTAACACCGCCCGCATCCTGTTTGCAGGAACGTCTACAAGCAGACAAAACGCCGGGGCAGGCTTAA
- a CDS encoding sigma-54-dependent transcriptional regulator: MSDTILIIEDERLLGSELQLHYRKQGYEAIWAENCFDARRKLKSRSIDPLVVLSDLNLPDGNGLDLLEENPASLNGCEWVFLTGYGDVPDSVRALQLGAFDFLTKPCPQEQLDMTVHSAMRSAQAQRRLLAGANDASQRYTVDSFIGGSPVTEQTRQMLQQLSQVPYSALILTGATGTGKGLAARILHYNSTRAKEPLVELNCAALPKDLMESELFGHEAGSFTGAKGRHRGLIEQVDGGTLFLDEIGEMPLDLQAKLLKVLEDRKVRRLGGERELSVDIQIIAATNRNLQSEISAGNFRADLYHRLSVFELRLPALKERATDLRELIPTLLAEFNAKTGKKVSQLSPRVWNMLERYPWPGNVRELRNVLERCVMLSTSSLLPEQWLQLQAAPLPENAENSPTTPATLPTVPAGMPAPPDNGGDSGNICFPLDGSMGLDDMVGNIISQMLVMHDGNVTEVARVLNTTREKIRYRIEKFQLR, translated from the coding sequence ATGTCTGACACCATCCTCATTATCGAAGACGAACGCCTGCTGGGCAGCGAACTGCAACTGCATTACCGTAAGCAAGGCTATGAGGCCATCTGGGCAGAAAACTGCTTTGACGCCCGCCGTAAGCTGAAAAGCCGCAGCATCGACCCGCTGGTCGTGCTTTCCGACCTCAACCTGCCGGATGGCAACGGGCTGGACTTATTGGAAGAAAACCCCGCCAGCCTCAACGGTTGCGAATGGGTATTCCTGACCGGCTATGGCGATGTACCGGACTCGGTACGCGCCCTGCAACTCGGCGCTTTTGACTTCCTGACCAAGCCGTGTCCGCAGGAACAGCTAGACATGACCGTGCACAGCGCCATGCGCAGCGCCCAGGCGCAACGCCGTTTGCTGGCCGGGGCTAACGATGCCAGCCAGCGCTACACAGTCGACAGTTTCATCGGCGGCAGCCCGGTCACGGAACAGACCCGGCAGATGCTGCAACAGCTCAGCCAAGTGCCCTACAGCGCGCTGATCCTGACCGGCGCAACCGGTACCGGCAAGGGCTTGGCCGCGCGTATCCTGCATTACAACAGCACCCGCGCCAAGGAACCACTGGTGGAACTGAATTGTGCCGCCCTCCCCAAGGATCTGATGGAGTCAGAACTGTTCGGCCACGAAGCAGGCTCTTTCACCGGCGCAAAAGGCCGCCACCGCGGGCTGATTGAACAGGTCGACGGCGGTACGCTATTCCTGGATGAAATCGGCGAAATGCCGCTGGATTTGCAGGCCAAACTGCTGAAAGTGCTGGAAGACCGCAAAGTGCGCCGCCTGGGTGGCGAGCGCGAACTCAGCGTCGACATCCAGATCATCGCCGCCACCAACCGCAACCTGCAAAGCGAGATCAGCGCGGGCAATTTCCGCGCTGACCTCTACCATCGCCTGAGCGTATTTGAGCTACGCCTGCCTGCGTTGAAGGAACGCGCCACTGACCTGCGCGAACTGATACCCACGCTGCTGGCCGAATTCAACGCCAAAACCGGCAAGAAAGTCAGCCAACTGTCGCCGCGCGTGTGGAACATGCTGGAACGTTACCCATGGCCGGGCAATGTGCGCGAACTGCGCAATGTGCTGGAACGCTGCGTGATGCTCTCCACCTCCAGCCTGCTGCCGGAACAGTGGTTGCAGTTGCAGGCCGCGCCATTACCGGAGAATGCTGAAAACAGCCCCACCACACCTGCCACCTTGCCGACAGTCCCGGCAGGGATGCCTGCACCACCCGATAATGGCGGAGATTCCGGCAACATTTGCTTCCCGCTGGATGGCAGCATGGGGCTGGACGACATGGTGGGCAACATCATCAGCCAGATGCTGGTTATGCATGATGGTAATGTGACCGAGGTCGCGCGGGTACTGAACACGACGCGCGAAAAAATCCGTTACCGGATCGAGAAGTTCCAGTTGCGTTAA
- the ggt gene encoding gamma-glutamyltransferase, producing the protein MKYLLAIILWAIVPTAAWAADAGIATAHPLATTAAKETLAKGGNAFDAAITAAAALAVVELYGSGLGGGGFWLLHRAEDGFETMLDGRETAPAAATRDMYLDTTGEPIPNASLEGPLAAGIPGVPAALDYLASHYGKLPLRESLAPAIQLAREGFPVDKAMRRHLAFRQELLRKYPETSRILLPAGKLPDIGDTIRQPELAQTLELLAEKGRAGFYAGEFAEQMVAAVKAAGGIWSLDDLKNYRVKEREPIRGEYHGIKVTTAAPPSSGGIVLLEMLNMLSAYDLPKAAAAQRTHWQVETMRRAYRDRAEYLGDPDFVAIPTQRLLGADHAARLRASIQDDKATPSADLKPVAPGVSGRGMNTTHFSILDKDGNRVAATLSINYPFGSGFMPKGSGVLLNNEMDDFSIRPGTPNVYGLVGAEANAIEPGKRMLSSMTPTFLEDGKRIAILGTPGGSRIITMLLLGTQAFANGENASRIVNRRRFHHQYLPDSIQYEPEALDADTLFELESMGHSLSPQDDAWGNMQAVILDKQTGTVDAASDGRGIGQAATVAY; encoded by the coding sequence ATGAAATACCTGCTGGCCATTATTCTCTGGGCAATAGTGCCCACCGCTGCATGGGCTGCTGACGCCGGAATCGCCACCGCGCACCCGTTGGCGACCACCGCTGCCAAAGAAACGCTTGCCAAGGGTGGCAACGCTTTCGACGCTGCCATCACTGCCGCTGCCGCACTGGCCGTGGTCGAGCTGTATGGTTCCGGGCTGGGTGGGGGCGGTTTTTGGTTACTTCACCGCGCCGAAGATGGCTTTGAAACCATGCTGGATGGGCGCGAAACCGCGCCTGCCGCTGCCACCCGCGACATGTACCTGGATACAACGGGCGAACCCATTCCCAATGCCTCCCTGGAAGGCCCACTGGCCGCAGGCATTCCCGGCGTGCCTGCAGCACTGGATTACCTCGCCAGCCACTACGGCAAGCTGCCGCTGCGCGAGTCGCTGGCTCCCGCCATCCAGCTGGCGCGGGAGGGTTTCCCGGTCGATAAGGCCATGCGCCGCCATCTGGCGTTTCGTCAGGAGCTGCTGCGCAAGTACCCTGAAACCAGCCGTATCCTGCTCCCCGCTGGCAAGTTGCCGGACATCGGGGATACCATTCGCCAGCCCGAACTGGCCCAAACCCTGGAATTGCTGGCGGAAAAAGGCCGCGCCGGATTTTACGCAGGTGAATTCGCCGAACAAATGGTTGCCGCTGTCAAGGCGGCGGGCGGCATCTGGTCGCTGGACGACCTGAAAAACTATCGGGTTAAAGAACGCGAACCCATCCGGGGCGAATACCACGGCATCAAGGTCACCACCGCCGCACCGCCATCCTCCGGCGGCATTGTGTTGCTGGAAATGCTCAATATGCTTTCCGCCTACGACCTGCCGAAAGCAGCGGCAGCCCAGCGCACCCACTGGCAGGTTGAAACCATGCGCCGCGCCTACCGTGACCGCGCCGAATACCTTGGCGACCCGGATTTCGTGGCAATACCCACGCAGCGTCTGCTGGGTGCAGACCATGCTGCCCGGTTGCGCGCGTCCATACAGGATGACAAGGCTACCCCCAGTGCGGATCTGAAACCGGTTGCGCCAGGCGTCAGTGGCAGGGGCATGAACACCACCCATTTCTCGATCCTGGACAAGGATGGTAACCGTGTGGCCGCCACGCTTTCCATCAATTACCCGTTTGGTTCCGGCTTCATGCCTAAGGGAAGCGGTGTATTGCTCAACAATGAAATGGATGATTTTTCCATTCGCCCCGGTACGCCGAATGTCTACGGTCTGGTAGGTGCGGAAGCCAACGCTATCGAGCCGGGCAAGCGGATGCTTTCCAGCATGACGCCAACTTTTCTGGAAGATGGCAAACGCATCGCCATTCTCGGTACGCCGGGTGGCAGCCGTATCATCACCATGCTGCTGTTGGGCACGCAGGCATTTGCCAATGGGGAAAACGCTAGCCGCATCGTCAACCGTAGGCGTTTCCACCACCAATACCTGCCCGACAGCATCCAGTATGAGCCGGAAGCACTGGATGCCGATACCCTGTTTGAGCTGGAAAGCATGGGGCACAGCCTGTCACCGCAGGATGACGCTTGGGGTAACATGCAAGCAGTCATCCTCGACAAGCAAACTGGCACTGTGGATGCCGCTTCTGATGGCCGTGGGATAGGGCAGGCGGCGACAGTCGCCTACTGA
- a CDS encoding MGMT family protein, whose product MNTASKHQRIYAIVRKIPPGSVATYGDVATLAGLPGHARLVGYALHALPEFTDVPWQRIINAKGGISLGRAYPGGELHQRHLLEAEGIAFDANGKIDLKRFRWQPV is encoded by the coding sequence ATGAATACGGCCAGCAAGCACCAGCGTATTTACGCCATCGTGCGTAAAATTCCACCAGGCAGCGTCGCCACCTACGGTGATGTGGCCACCTTGGCCGGGCTACCTGGCCACGCCCGGCTGGTTGGCTATGCCTTGCACGCCTTGCCGGAGTTCACCGATGTCCCCTGGCAGCGCATTATCAATGCAAAAGGAGGCATCAGCCTCGGGCGCGCTTACCCTGGCGGCGAACTGCATCAGCGCCACCTGCTGGAAGCCGAGGGCATAGCATTCGACGCCAATGGCAAAATCGACCTGAAACGCTTCCGCTGGCAACCCGTTTAA
- a CDS encoding VOC family protein produces the protein MDNPPNLYALHHVSIIVSDTKRALGFYHKLLGLGVDASRPDLGYPGAWLNINGNQQIHLLEVPNPETGLTRPAHGGRDRHLALWSTDLNAIAQRLQAAGIPISRSQSGRQALFCRDPDDNAVEIIQHLPV, from the coding sequence ATGGACAACCCACCCAACCTGTACGCCCTGCACCACGTCAGCATCATTGTCAGCGATACTAAGCGCGCGCTCGGCTTTTACCATAAGCTGCTCGGCTTGGGGGTAGACGCATCCCGCCCCGACCTCGGCTACCCCGGCGCATGGCTCAACATCAACGGTAACCAGCAAATCCACCTGCTGGAAGTCCCCAACCCGGAAACCGGCCTGACCCGCCCTGCCCATGGCGGGCGCGACCGCCACCTGGCACTGTGGAGCACTGACCTCAATGCCATCGCCCAACGCCTGCAAGCGGCGGGCATCCCCATCAGCCGCAGCCAATCCGGCAGGCAAGCGTTGTTCTGCCGCGACCCGGATGACAATGCAGTGGAAATCATCCAGCATCTGCCCGTATGA
- the dnaE gene encoding DNA polymerase III subunit alpha → MTQFVHLRLHTEYSLIDSTIRIKPLMKAIEKQGMPAVAITDQNNFFGLVKFYKAAMGAGIKPVFGADVLLADEQGGDTLFHAILLCQNNTGYRNLTKLISRAWQQGQVLNVPRVQRSWITEFSDGVIMLSGGRDGDVGQALLAGNTELAERRMQEWLQAFPGRYYLELQRTGREGEEDYIHAAVELALAHDVPVVATNDVRFLTEGDFDAHEVRVCINSGNVLIDPKRPKNYSPQQYLRSPGEMVELFADLPSAIENTVEIAKRCNVSLTLGKNYLPQFPIPEGMTEAEYFCQASEEGLEKRLDFLFGHDFPRGTPGFETKRKPYDERLKIELDVINKMGFPGYFLIVADFIQWGKDNGIPVGPGRGSGAGSLVAYALKITDLDPLAYDLLFERFLNPERVSMPDFDIDFCMDNRDKVIDYVARTYGRNQVSQIITFGSMAAKAVVRDVGRVLGHPYGFVDRVAKLIPFVLGISLEDALDRTEKAKKDPERVSPDLIELYNRDEEVQALLDMAISLEGLTRNTGKHAGGVLISPSDLTDFTPIACDEFGQGVVSQYDKDDVEGVGLVKFDFLGLRNLTIIDWALQTINRKQKAKGLPEVDINRIPLDDKASFDLLKAQKTTAVFQLESRGMKDLIRRLQPDVFEDVIALVALFRPGPLQSGMVDDFINRKKGIAKVEYPHPSLEQVLKPTYGVIVYQEQVMQIAQILANYTLGGADMLRRAMGKKKPEEMAKQRTIFMEGSRANNIDENQAGFIFDLMEKFAEYGFNKSHSAAYALVAFQTAWLKAHYPAAFMAAVLSADMDNTEKVVTLLDDCRQFKLTVLPPDINRSDFMFTVDEQNRIIYGLGAVKGAGEAALSVMVEERNQHGPFTSLADLCKRCSSQKVNRRVLETLIKSGAFDSLGGTRRAMLEFLPEALRMAEQHHRDQGTGQTDLFGGMFGGVKEDVPEAYMPALPEFPEKERLKLEKETLGLFLTGHPLDAYTEEIAGLGNRKKLSDIAEDDGATKYRREPVMLVGLVSSIRTQHTDNGKRAFVQLDDNTAYYEILVFTDTFGQYGHLLEKDACIVLEGTLDTDQRTGKTRLRVEKIYSMQSVRENFLRKLLLRLDASQVRDNGLGNLHKLLKPAQTASFPIAVEYRTPQAQAEIRLAGQWTVPLDDAGLRQLRQTFGKDNIALVF, encoded by the coding sequence ATGACCCAGTTCGTCCACCTGCGCCTGCATACCGAATATTCCCTCATTGACAGCACCATCCGCATCAAGCCGTTGATGAAAGCGATCGAAAAACAGGGTATGCCCGCCGTCGCGATCACAGACCAGAACAATTTCTTCGGTCTGGTGAAATTTTACAAGGCGGCCATGGGTGCGGGGATCAAACCCGTATTCGGCGCGGATGTGTTGCTGGCTGACGAGCAGGGTGGTGATACATTGTTTCACGCCATTCTGCTGTGCCAGAACAATACCGGCTACCGCAACCTGACTAAGCTGATTTCCCGTGCCTGGCAGCAGGGGCAGGTGCTGAATGTGCCGCGTGTGCAACGCAGCTGGATCACGGAATTCAGCGATGGCGTGATCATGCTTTCCGGCGGGCGTGACGGCGATGTCGGGCAGGCATTGCTGGCGGGCAATACGGAGCTGGCGGAGCGCCGTATGCAGGAGTGGCTACAGGCTTTCCCCGGGCGCTACTACCTGGAACTGCAACGTACCGGGCGAGAAGGTGAGGAGGACTACATCCACGCCGCCGTGGAACTGGCGCTTGCCCATGATGTGCCGGTGGTTGCCACCAATGACGTGCGTTTTCTGACGGAAGGTGACTTCGATGCACACGAAGTTCGCGTATGCATCAATAGTGGCAATGTGCTGATCGACCCCAAACGTCCGAAGAATTACAGCCCCCAGCAATACCTGCGCAGCCCTGGGGAAATGGTGGAGCTGTTTGCTGACCTTCCTTCCGCGATTGAAAATACGGTGGAAATTGCCAAGCGTTGCAACGTTTCCCTGACCTTGGGTAAAAACTACCTGCCACAATTTCCGATTCCGGAAGGCATGACTGAGGCCGAATATTTTTGCCAGGCCAGTGAAGAAGGGCTGGAAAAACGCCTTGATTTCCTGTTCGGCCATGACTTTCCGCGCGGTACGCCCGGGTTTGAGACAAAGCGCAAGCCCTACGATGAACGTCTGAAGATTGAGCTTGATGTTATCAACAAGATGGGTTTTCCCGGCTACTTCCTGATCGTTGCGGACTTTATCCAGTGGGGCAAGGACAACGGCATTCCGGTGGGGCCGGGGCGTGGTTCCGGTGCTGGTTCACTGGTGGCGTATGCGCTGAAAATTACCGACCTTGACCCACTGGCCTATGATCTGCTGTTTGAACGTTTCCTCAATCCGGAACGGGTTTCCATGCCTGACTTCGATATCGACTTCTGCATGGATAACCGCGACAAAGTGATTGACTATGTTGCGCGCACTTACGGGCGCAATCAGGTGTCGCAGATCATCACCTTCGGTTCGATGGCGGCGAAAGCGGTGGTGCGCGACGTGGGCAGGGTGCTGGGGCATCCGTATGGCTTTGTCGACAGGGTGGCGAAACTAATCCCGTTTGTGCTCGGCATTTCGCTGGAAGATGCGCTGGACCGTACCGAAAAGGCCAAAAAAGACCCCGAACGTGTTTCCCCTGATCTGATCGAACTTTATAACCGGGATGAGGAAGTCCAGGCATTGCTGGATATGGCAATTTCCCTCGAAGGTCTGACCCGCAACACCGGCAAGCACGCGGGTGGGGTGCTGATTTCACCGTCCGACCTGACCGATTTCACCCCGATTGCCTGCGACGAATTTGGGCAGGGGGTTGTTTCCCAATACGACAAGGATGATGTGGAAGGCGTGGGTCTGGTCAAGTTCGACTTCCTCGGCTTGCGTAACCTCACCATCATTGATTGGGCGCTTCAGACCATCAACCGCAAGCAGAAAGCGAAAGGTCTGCCTGAAGTCGACATCAACCGCATCCCGTTGGATGACAAGGCATCCTTCGACCTGCTCAAGGCGCAGAAAACCACCGCCGTGTTCCAGCTCGAATCACGCGGTATGAAAGACCTGATCCGCCGCCTGCAACCGGACGTGTTTGAGGATGTTATCGCGCTGGTGGCGCTGTTCCGCCCAGGCCCCTTGCAGTCGGGCATGGTGGACGATTTCATCAACCGTAAGAAAGGTATCGCTAAGGTCGAATACCCACATCCCAGTCTGGAACAAGTCCTGAAGCCGACCTACGGGGTTATCGTCTATCAGGAACAGGTCATGCAGATCGCGCAGATCCTGGCGAATTACACGCTGGGTGGTGCGGACATGCTGCGCCGTGCGATGGGTAAGAAAAAACCGGAGGAAATGGCCAAGCAGCGTACCATCTTCATGGAGGGTTCGCGCGCCAACAACATCGACGAAAATCAGGCCGGTTTCATCTTCGACCTGATGGAAAAATTCGCGGAATACGGCTTCAACAAGTCACACTCCGCAGCCTACGCACTGGTTGCCTTCCAGACAGCGTGGCTTAAGGCGCATTATCCAGCGGCGTTCATGGCAGCGGTATTGTCGGCGGATATGGACAATACCGAGAAAGTGGTAACCTTGCTGGATGATTGCCGCCAGTTCAAACTGACCGTTTTGCCACCTGACATCAACCGTTCCGACTTCATGTTTACGGTCGATGAGCAGAACCGCATTATTTACGGTCTTGGTGCGGTCAAGGGGGCAGGGGAGGCGGCACTCAGCGTCATGGTCGAGGAACGCAACCAGCACGGCCCGTTTACATCCCTGGCCGATTTGTGCAAACGCTGTAGTTCGCAGAAGGTCAACCGCCGTGTGCTGGAAACCCTGATCAAGTCGGGTGCATTCGATTCCCTGGGCGGAACCCGCCGTGCAATGCTCGAATTCCTGCCCGAAGCCCTGCGCATGGCGGAACAGCATCACCGCGACCAGGGAACCGGGCAAACCGACCTGTTCGGCGGCATGTTCGGCGGGGTGAAGGAAGATGTGCCCGAAGCTTACATGCCAGCTTTGCCGGAATTCCCCGAAAAAGAACGCCTCAAGCTGGAAAAGGAAACGCTGGGTTTGTTCCTCACCGGGCATCCGCTGGATGCATACACCGAGGAAATCGCTGGCTTGGGCAACCGTAAGAAACTTTCCGACATTGCCGAAGACGATGGTGCCACAAAGTACCGCCGTGAGCCTGTGATGCTGGTTGGGCTGGTTTCCAGCATCCGTACCCAGCATACGGACAACGGTAAGCGCGCCTTTGTGCAACTGGACGATAATACGGCTTACTACGAAATACTGGTCTTTACCGATACTTTCGGCCAGTACGGGCATTTGCTGGAAAAGGATGCCTGCATCGTGTTGGAAGGCACGCTCGACACCGACCAACGCACCGGTAAAACCCGCTTGCGGGTAGAAAAAATCTATAGCATGCAATCCGTGCGGGAAAATTTCCTGCGCAAGTTGCTGTTGAGGTTAGACGCCAGTCAGGTGCGGGATAATGGGCTGGGCAATCTGCACAAGCTGCTTAAGCCCGCACAAACGGCCAGTTTCCCCATAGCCGTGGAATACCGTACCCCGCAGGCGCAGGCAGAAATCCGGTTGGCGGGGCAGTGGACTGTACCTCTTGATGACGCAGGCTTGCGCCAGTTACGGCAAACATTTGGCAAGGACAACATCGCCTTGGTGTTTTAG